One segment of Malassezia restricta chromosome V, complete sequence DNA contains the following:
- a CDS encoding phosducin family, giving the protein MSHASQDTEFNDALRAHGIIPPKKPSRSPSPDVPTESERRERSRMQATVADLDEELETADDDEERILFRLRQQRMQELSSSAKMARFGRVYPISRPDYTREVTDASKEDISPAGTDDSRKGTGVVCFLYHPSMDTSKLLAGYLDTLAAKHPATKFVSIVGSQCIPNYPDHNLPTLLIYRNGELRRQIVGLRPEIGLDGLRTTLADIELLLTAVGAIDKPASGEQNSRSKHSDEEGEEEKHARSNTRGQDDDDDDDLDWD; this is encoded by the exons ATGTCTCACGCCTCACAAGACACTGAATT TAATGATGCATTGAGGGCTCACGGTATCATTCCGCCAAAGAAGCCATCACGCTCGCCCTCGCCTGATGTCCCAACGGAAAGTGAGCGGCGAGAACGCTCGCGAATGCAGGCCACTGTCGCCGATCTAGATGAAGAGCTCGAGACGGCtgatgacgatgaagaGCGTATTCTCTTTCgtctgcgccagcagcgaATGCAAGAACTCTCTTCGTCGGCAAAAATGGCGCGATTTGGTCGTGTATACCCTATTTCTCGTCCGGATTATACACGGGAAGTCACCGATGCTAGCAAGGAAGACATTTCTCCTGCAGGCACCGATGACTCTCGCAAAGGCACCGGTGTTGTTTGCTTTTTGTATCACCCCAGTATGGATACCTCCAAGCTGCTGGCAGGATACCTCGATACCCTCGCTGCAAAGCATCCTGCCACCAAGTTCGTCAGCATCGTGGGCAGCCAATGCATACCGAACTACCCAGACCACAATCTTCCGACTCTTCTGATATATCGTAACGGAGAGCTGCGTCGACAAATCGTGGGTCTTCGCCCAGAAATTGGGCTAGATGGCTTGCGGACCACACTGGCGG ATATTGAGTTGCTGTTGACTGCAGTTGGAGCTATCGATAAGCCAGCCTCTGGTGAACAAAATTCTCGATCTAAGCACTCTGATGAAGAAGGCGAGGAAGAGAAGCACGCTCGCAGCAACACTCGGGGAcaagatgatgatgatgacgacgattTAGACTGGGATTAG
- a CDS encoding zinc finger protein: MSPPHIIGVPSPSQCDPTYGSARPVSLPGIRDVLGNELCLDDIPSKPHNGFFVSDTRLNVSNRPISSSHFHTYSHVTPNIQDKSPRLATPKMTSARDDPFLGSSSNSMANLPTILQRMRMEDDHYDHKDVWLHHHAPEYFYRPSMPKSWDICMHGTQMKRVSSNDRMVTSRRLSGRSRDIYSRSMPRLGALNLSESQASTPINIPGTKEESYHPRTLTRSFSSYSTASGTSEGFPYTPKMGMSDVLTGDGRELGTEMTPSKPSNHIPQLILTENGASERQDLTPHVFFKNGHASPDQRSQDSPFGPLMNISVTKQKSPSAHLGKFQCNYCMKRFSRPSSLRTHIHSHTGEKPFRCDVPGCGRCFSVHSNLRRHQKSHSTSMLPTPSNDLPA, from the coding sequence ATGTCTCCTCCTCATATTATAGGGGTGCCTTCACCCTCCCAATGTGACCCTACTTATGGCTCGGCCCGCCCTGTGAGTCTTCCTGGGATTCGAGATGTGCTTGGGAATGAGCTTTGTCTAGATGACATACCGTCCAAACCGCACAACGGTTTTTTCGTCTCTGATACGCGTCTTAATGTATCTAATCGTCCGATATCCTCATCTCATTTCCATACATACTCTCATGTCACACCCAACATCCAAGATAAGTCGCCGCGCTTAGCCACTCCCAAGATGACCTCTGCGCGTGATGATCCTTTTCTAGGCTCGTCCTCCAACTCTATGGCGAATTTACCAACCATATTGCAGCGCATGAGAATGGAAGACGACCACTATGATCATAAGGACGTATGGCTGCATCATCATGCGCCCGAGTACTTTTATCGTCCATCCATGCCCAAATCATGGGACATATGCATGCACGGGACCCAAATGAAGCGCGTTTCGTCCAACGACCGCATGGTAACGTCGAGACGACTTTCTGGTCGATCTCGCGATATATACAGCCGTTCCATGCCTCGTTTAGGTGCTCTAAATTTGTCGGAATCACAAGCTTCGACGCCCATAAATATCCCTGGTACAAAGGAAGAAAGCTATCACCCACGTACACTTACACGCAGCTTTTCCTCCTATTCAACGGCAAGTGGTACAAGCGAAGGCTTCCCATACACGCCCAAGATGGGGATGTCAGATGTCCTAACGGGAGATGGACGAGAACTAGGCACTGAGATGACGCCAAGCAAACCATCAAACCATATCCCACAGCTGATTCTAACCGAAAACGGAGCTAGTGAGCGTCAAGACCTAACCCCTCATGTATTTTTTAAGAATGGTCACGCCTCCCCGGACCAGCGTTCTCAAGACAGTCCATTTGGACCCCTTATGAACATTTCTGTGACGAAACAGAAATCTCCAAGCGCACATTTGGGCAAATTTCAATGCAACTACTGCATGAAACGATTTTCTCGTCCATCTAGCTTGCGGACGCATATTCACTCTCACACGGGCGAGAAGCCTTTCCGATGTGATGTACCTGGCTGTGGACGATGCTTTAGCGTGCACTCTAACCTACGAAGGCACCAGAAGAGTCACAGCACGTCTATGTTACCTACTCCCAGTAATGACCTACCAGCTTAG